The following are encoded together in the Limnochordia bacterium genome:
- a CDS encoding HAD family hydrolase, with translation MITTVMFDLDGTLVHFEYEDFIKAYLEAVAAKVAHLTEPRGFVQQLLLSTDEMIRSLDPTRSNSEVFWDHFPKGLGLPLEEILPVIDGFYENDFSHICRVLEITPLPQARSMLQTLIGQGYDVVIATNPVFPLTAINERLRWGNIYGLPYRLVTSYEDFSYCKPNRQYYEEILCKLNREPEECIMIGNNTCEDLVAGDLGITTYLVEDCLLDDGPFRREPDFRGSFSDLVRFIQSEKFAGL, from the coding sequence AAGATTTCATTAAGGCATATCTGGAGGCAGTTGCGGCCAAGGTCGCCCATCTGACTGAGCCTAGAGGGTTCGTGCAGCAACTGCTCCTATCTACTGATGAGATGATCCGTTCCTTGGATCCTACAAGGAGCAACAGTGAAGTCTTCTGGGACCATTTTCCAAAAGGGTTAGGCTTGCCCCTTGAGGAGATCCTTCCGGTGATTGATGGCTTCTACGAAAATGACTTTTCCCATATTTGCAGGGTATTGGAGATTACGCCCTTACCCCAGGCCCGTTCTATGCTGCAAACACTCATTGGTCAGGGCTATGACGTTGTTATTGCCACCAACCCGGTTTTCCCTTTGACTGCTATTAATGAACGCCTTAGATGGGGTAATATCTACGGTCTACCCTATCGTCTGGTTACGTCATACGAGGACTTCTCTTACTGTAAACCTAATAGGCAGTACTATGAGGAGATCCTGTGTAAGCTTAATCGCGAACCAGAGGAGTGTATCATGATCGGTAATAATACTTGTGAAGATCTGGTGGCTGGTGATCTTGGAATTACCACCTATCTTGTTGAGGACTGTCTCCTTGACGATGGCCCCTTCCGACGGGAACCGGATTTCCGAGGCAGTTTCTCTGATCTAGTCCGGTTCATCCAAAGTGAGAAGTTTGCAGGGCTGTAG